One part of the Pristis pectinata isolate sPriPec2 chromosome 15, sPriPec2.1.pri, whole genome shotgun sequence genome encodes these proteins:
- the LOC127578441 gene encoding transcription factor EC-like isoform X7 produces MNTTNIGLTGSSCSTNLPVKREIRVTHPGNAETHALVKERQKKDNHNLIERRRRFNINYRIKELGTLIPKSNDPLLLKDDLLLCSDVRWNKGTILKASVEYIKWLQKEQHRVRELENRQKKLEQANRRLLLRIQELEMQARAHGLPTITSCFSPMELAAHLVKHESYQEDNSPDYLQQPTLPQMLNELNEGSYSYLDPLSHFTDLSFSAALKQENRLDEALIDNTISLGANPLSATSPGASKGSSRRSSFSSDDDEL; encoded by the exons ATGAATACAACTAATATTGGACTCACTGGCAGTTCCTGCTCCACTAATCTTCCAGTGAAAAGGGAAATCAGAGTTACACACCCTGGTA atgctgaaacacaTGCACTAGTTAAAGAAAGGCAAAAGAAAGATAATCACAACTTGA TTGAACGAAGACGAAGATTCAACATCAATTATCGTATTAAAGAGCTTGGTACCTTAATTCCAAAATCAAATGATCC ACTTTTATTAAAAGATGACCTTTTACTCTGCAGTGATGTGCGCTGGAATAAAGGTACCATCTTGAAGGCAAGTGTGGAATATATCAAGTGGCTTCAGAAAGAGCAGCACCGTGTCCGAGAATTAGAAAACAGgcaaaagaaactggagcaggctAACCGAAGACTGCTGCTACGGATTCAG GAGCTCGAAATGCAGGCTAGAGCTCATGGTCTGCCTACCATAACATCATGCTTTAGTCCAATGGAGCTGGCTGCCCACCTTGTTAAGCACGAGTCCTACCAGGAGGACAATAGCCCGGATTATCTGCAGCAACCAACTTTGCCTCAGatgttgaatgaactcaatgaaggGTCCTATAGCTATTTGGATCCTTTGTCACATTTCACAGACTTGTCCTTCAGTGCTGCTTTAAAACAGGAGAACAGGCTTGATGAAGCTCTAATAGACAACACCATCTCATTGGGTGCAAATCCTTTGTCTGCAACATCACCTGGTGCATCTAAAGGAAGCAGTAGGAGAAGTAGCTTCAGCTCGGACGATGATGAACTGTAA
- the LOC127578441 gene encoding transcription factor EC-like isoform X8, whose product MKEKSKTITIVEFIESQKIKLLPLSSNILDVYGGDQGMNTTNIGLTGSSCSTNLPVKREIRVTHPGNAETHALVKERQKKDNHNLIERRRRFNINYRIKELGTLIPKSNDPDVRWNKGTILKASVEYIKWLQKEQHRVRELENRQKKLEQANRRLLLRIQELEMQARAHGLPTITSCFSPMELAAHLVKHESYQEDNSPDYLQQPTLPQMLNELNEGSYSYLDPLSHFTDLSFSAALKQENRLDEALIDNTISLGANPLSATSPGASKGSSRRSSFSSDDDEL is encoded by the exons atgaAGGAGAAGAGTAAAACGATCACTATTGTGGagtttatagaatcacagaaaataaaactg TTGCCATTGTCCAGCAATATTTTAGATGTCTATGGAGGTGACCAGGGTATGAATACAACTAATATTGGACTCACTGGCAGTTCCTGCTCCACTAATCTTCCAGTGAAAAGGGAAATCAGAGTTACACACCCTGGTA atgctgaaacacaTGCACTAGTTAAAGAAAGGCAAAAGAAAGATAATCACAACTTGA TTGAACGAAGACGAAGATTCAACATCAATTATCGTATTAAAGAGCTTGGTACCTTAATTCCAAAATCAAATGATCC TGATGTGCGCTGGAATAAAGGTACCATCTTGAAGGCAAGTGTGGAATATATCAAGTGGCTTCAGAAAGAGCAGCACCGTGTCCGAGAATTAGAAAACAGgcaaaagaaactggagcaggctAACCGAAGACTGCTGCTACGGATTCAG GAGCTCGAAATGCAGGCTAGAGCTCATGGTCTGCCTACCATAACATCATGCTTTAGTCCAATGGAGCTGGCTGCCCACCTTGTTAAGCACGAGTCCTACCAGGAGGACAATAGCCCGGATTATCTGCAGCAACCAACTTTGCCTCAGatgttgaatgaactcaatgaaggGTCCTATAGCTATTTGGATCCTTTGTCACATTTCACAGACTTGTCCTTCAGTGCTGCTTTAAAACAGGAGAACAGGCTTGATGAAGCTCTAATAGACAACACCATCTCATTGGGTGCAAATCCTTTGTCTGCAACATCACCTGGTGCATCTAAAGGAAGCAGTAGGAGAAGTAGCTTCAGCTCGGACGATGATGAACTGTAA
- the LOC127578441 gene encoding transcription factor EC-like isoform X5, with amino-acid sequence MKEKSKTITIVEFIESQKIKLLPLSSNILDVYGGDQGMNTTNIGLTGSSCSTNLPVKREIRVTHPGNAETHALVKERQKKDNHNLIERRRRFNINYRIKELGTLIPKSNDPLLLKDDLLLCSDVRWNKGTILKASVEYIKWLQKEQHRVRELENRQKKLEQANRRLLLRIQELEMQARAHGLPTITSCFSPMELAAHLVKHESYQEDNSPDYLQQPTLPQMLNELNEGSYSYLDPLSHFTDLSFSAALKQENRLDEALIDNTISLGANPLSATSPGASKGSSRRSSFSSDDDEL; translated from the exons atgaAGGAGAAGAGTAAAACGATCACTATTGTGGagtttatagaatcacagaaaataaaactg TTGCCATTGTCCAGCAATATTTTAGATGTCTATGGAGGTGACCAGGGTATGAATACAACTAATATTGGACTCACTGGCAGTTCCTGCTCCACTAATCTTCCAGTGAAAAGGGAAATCAGAGTTACACACCCTGGTA atgctgaaacacaTGCACTAGTTAAAGAAAGGCAAAAGAAAGATAATCACAACTTGA TTGAACGAAGACGAAGATTCAACATCAATTATCGTATTAAAGAGCTTGGTACCTTAATTCCAAAATCAAATGATCC ACTTTTATTAAAAGATGACCTTTTACTCTGCAGTGATGTGCGCTGGAATAAAGGTACCATCTTGAAGGCAAGTGTGGAATATATCAAGTGGCTTCAGAAAGAGCAGCACCGTGTCCGAGAATTAGAAAACAGgcaaaagaaactggagcaggctAACCGAAGACTGCTGCTACGGATTCAG GAGCTCGAAATGCAGGCTAGAGCTCATGGTCTGCCTACCATAACATCATGCTTTAGTCCAATGGAGCTGGCTGCCCACCTTGTTAAGCACGAGTCCTACCAGGAGGACAATAGCCCGGATTATCTGCAGCAACCAACTTTGCCTCAGatgttgaatgaactcaatgaaggGTCCTATAGCTATTTGGATCCTTTGTCACATTTCACAGACTTGTCCTTCAGTGCTGCTTTAAAACAGGAGAACAGGCTTGATGAAGCTCTAATAGACAACACCATCTCATTGGGTGCAAATCCTTTGTCTGCAACATCACCTGGTGCATCTAAAGGAAGCAGTAGGAGAAGTAGCTTCAGCTCGGACGATGATGAACTGTAA
- the LOC127578441 gene encoding transcription factor EC-like isoform X3, which produces MRNGHLPSGSESSMPDSPITLLSLGTNHENEMDDVIDDIISLESSCFNEDSPNCMEPSSLIHNTLPLSSNILDVYGGDQGMNTTNIGLTGSSCSTNLPVKREIRVTHPGNAETHALVKERQKKDNHNLIERRRRFNINYRIKELGTLIPKSNDPLLLKDDLLLCSDVRWNKGTILKASVEYIKWLQKEQHRVRELENRQKKLEQANRRLLLRIQELEMQARAHGLPTITSCFSPMELAAHLVKHESYQEDNSPDYLQQPTLPQMLNELNEGSYSYLDPLSHFTDLSFSAALKQENRLDEALIDNTISLGANPLSATSPGASKGSSRRSSFSSDDDEL; this is translated from the exons ATGGATGATGTTATCGATGATATAATCAGTTTGGAATCAAGTTGCTTTAATGAAGACTCCCCCAACTGTATGGAGCCATCTTCTCTAATACATAACACA TTGCCATTGTCCAGCAATATTTTAGATGTCTATGGAGGTGACCAGGGTATGAATACAACTAATATTGGACTCACTGGCAGTTCCTGCTCCACTAATCTTCCAGTGAAAAGGGAAATCAGAGTTACACACCCTGGTA atgctgaaacacaTGCACTAGTTAAAGAAAGGCAAAAGAAAGATAATCACAACTTGA TTGAACGAAGACGAAGATTCAACATCAATTATCGTATTAAAGAGCTTGGTACCTTAATTCCAAAATCAAATGATCC ACTTTTATTAAAAGATGACCTTTTACTCTGCAGTGATGTGCGCTGGAATAAAGGTACCATCTTGAAGGCAAGTGTGGAATATATCAAGTGGCTTCAGAAAGAGCAGCACCGTGTCCGAGAATTAGAAAACAGgcaaaagaaactggagcaggctAACCGAAGACTGCTGCTACGGATTCAG GAGCTCGAAATGCAGGCTAGAGCTCATGGTCTGCCTACCATAACATCATGCTTTAGTCCAATGGAGCTGGCTGCCCACCTTGTTAAGCACGAGTCCTACCAGGAGGACAATAGCCCGGATTATCTGCAGCAACCAACTTTGCCTCAGatgttgaatgaactcaatgaaggGTCCTATAGCTATTTGGATCCTTTGTCACATTTCACAGACTTGTCCTTCAGTGCTGCTTTAAAACAGGAGAACAGGCTTGATGAAGCTCTAATAGACAACACCATCTCATTGGGTGCAAATCCTTTGTCTGCAACATCACCTGGTGCATCTAAAGGAAGCAGTAGGAGAAGTAGCTTCAGCTCGGACGATGATGAACTGTAA
- the LOC127578441 gene encoding transcription factor EC-like isoform X6 — protein MNLLQFSSTRPVQLPLSSNILDVYGGDQGMNTTNIGLTGSSCSTNLPVKREIRVTHPGNAETHALVKERQKKDNHNLIERRRRFNINYRIKELGTLIPKSNDPLLLKDDLLLCSDVRWNKGTILKASVEYIKWLQKEQHRVRELENRQKKLEQANRRLLLRIQELEMQARAHGLPTITSCFSPMELAAHLVKHESYQEDNSPDYLQQPTLPQMLNELNEGSYSYLDPLSHFTDLSFSAALKQENRLDEALIDNTISLGANPLSATSPGASKGSSRRSSFSSDDDEL, from the exons ATGAATTTGCTGCAGTTCTCCAGCACTAGACCTGTGCAG TTGCCATTGTCCAGCAATATTTTAGATGTCTATGGAGGTGACCAGGGTATGAATACAACTAATATTGGACTCACTGGCAGTTCCTGCTCCACTAATCTTCCAGTGAAAAGGGAAATCAGAGTTACACACCCTGGTA atgctgaaacacaTGCACTAGTTAAAGAAAGGCAAAAGAAAGATAATCACAACTTGA TTGAACGAAGACGAAGATTCAACATCAATTATCGTATTAAAGAGCTTGGTACCTTAATTCCAAAATCAAATGATCC ACTTTTATTAAAAGATGACCTTTTACTCTGCAGTGATGTGCGCTGGAATAAAGGTACCATCTTGAAGGCAAGTGTGGAATATATCAAGTGGCTTCAGAAAGAGCAGCACCGTGTCCGAGAATTAGAAAACAGgcaaaagaaactggagcaggctAACCGAAGACTGCTGCTACGGATTCAG GAGCTCGAAATGCAGGCTAGAGCTCATGGTCTGCCTACCATAACATCATGCTTTAGTCCAATGGAGCTGGCTGCCCACCTTGTTAAGCACGAGTCCTACCAGGAGGACAATAGCCCGGATTATCTGCAGCAACCAACTTTGCCTCAGatgttgaatgaactcaatgaaggGTCCTATAGCTATTTGGATCCTTTGTCACATTTCACAGACTTGTCCTTCAGTGCTGCTTTAAAACAGGAGAACAGGCTTGATGAAGCTCTAATAGACAACACCATCTCATTGGGTGCAAATCCTTTGTCTGCAACATCACCTGGTGCATCTAAAGGAAGCAGTAGGAGAAGTAGCTTCAGCTCGGACGATGATGAACTGTAA
- the LOC127578441 gene encoding transcription factor EC-like isoform X4 — protein sequence MNLLQFSSTRPVQVSTGTGRVSSSFSFEWRGTAARGILPLSSNILDVYGGDQGMNTTNIGLTGSSCSTNLPVKREIRVTHPGNAETHALVKERQKKDNHNLIERRRRFNINYRIKELGTLIPKSNDPLLLKDDLLLCSDVRWNKGTILKASVEYIKWLQKEQHRVRELENRQKKLEQANRRLLLRIQELEMQARAHGLPTITSCFSPMELAAHLVKHESYQEDNSPDYLQQPTLPQMLNELNEGSYSYLDPLSHFTDLSFSAALKQENRLDEALIDNTISLGANPLSATSPGASKGSSRRSSFSSDDDEL from the exons ATGAATTTGCTGCAGTTCTCCAGCACTAGACCTGTGCAGGTTAGCACTGGCACAGGAAGAGTGAGCTCTTCcttttcatttgaatggagaggaacagcAGCTAGGGGTATA TTGCCATTGTCCAGCAATATTTTAGATGTCTATGGAGGTGACCAGGGTATGAATACAACTAATATTGGACTCACTGGCAGTTCCTGCTCCACTAATCTTCCAGTGAAAAGGGAAATCAGAGTTACACACCCTGGTA atgctgaaacacaTGCACTAGTTAAAGAAAGGCAAAAGAAAGATAATCACAACTTGA TTGAACGAAGACGAAGATTCAACATCAATTATCGTATTAAAGAGCTTGGTACCTTAATTCCAAAATCAAATGATCC ACTTTTATTAAAAGATGACCTTTTACTCTGCAGTGATGTGCGCTGGAATAAAGGTACCATCTTGAAGGCAAGTGTGGAATATATCAAGTGGCTTCAGAAAGAGCAGCACCGTGTCCGAGAATTAGAAAACAGgcaaaagaaactggagcaggctAACCGAAGACTGCTGCTACGGATTCAG GAGCTCGAAATGCAGGCTAGAGCTCATGGTCTGCCTACCATAACATCATGCTTTAGTCCAATGGAGCTGGCTGCCCACCTTGTTAAGCACGAGTCCTACCAGGAGGACAATAGCCCGGATTATCTGCAGCAACCAACTTTGCCTCAGatgttgaatgaactcaatgaaggGTCCTATAGCTATTTGGATCCTTTGTCACATTTCACAGACTTGTCCTTCAGTGCTGCTTTAAAACAGGAGAACAGGCTTGATGAAGCTCTAATAGACAACACCATCTCATTGGGTGCAAATCCTTTGTCTGCAACATCACCTGGTGCATCTAAAGGAAGCAGTAGGAGAAGTAGCTTCAGCTCGGACGATGATGAACTGTAA